In Psychrobacter sp. JCM 18902, a single window of DNA contains:
- a CDS encoding carboxymuconolactone decarboxylase family protein, which produces MTEFTLHDKDTAPAASKDLLDVSIKAFGMVPNLHAVMAEAPGLLEGYQQLHQLFLDSSFDDEEVTVVWQTINVEHECHYCVPAHTGIAKSMKVDDAITEALRNETPLPTAKLEALRDFTLSVVRDRGNVNDDAVQAFLDAGFTKRQILEVVLAAAQKVMSNYTNHLANTPIDKPFEKFEWHKAV; this is translated from the coding sequence ATGACTGAATTTACCCTACACGACAAAGACACAGCCCCAGCAGCAAGCAAAGACTTACTTGACGTTTCTATCAAAGCGTTTGGCATGGTACCTAATCTACATGCCGTCATGGCTGAAGCGCCTGGCTTGCTCGAAGGCTACCAACAGCTACATCAACTGTTTTTAGACAGCAGTTTCGATGATGAGGAAGTCACGGTCGTATGGCAAACCATCAACGTCGAACATGAGTGCCATTACTGTGTACCCGCTCATACTGGTATCGCAAAAAGTATGAAAGTGGATGACGCCATTACTGAAGCATTACGTAATGAGACACCTCTACCAACTGCAAAACTAGAAGCATTACGCGACTTTACGCTATCAGTCGTTCGTGATCGTGGTAATGTAAATGATGACGCAGTGCAAGCGTTCTTAGATGCAGGCTTTACTAAACGTCAGATTTTGGAAGTGGTTCTTGCAGCGGCTCAAAAAGTGATGAGCAACTACACCAACCATTTGGCCAACACGCCAATCGACAAGCCTTTCGAAAAGTTTGAATGGCATAAAGCTGTCTAA
- a CDS encoding sterol desaturase family protein, which yields MTNEVWWRLGFFLSILVIMMLIEWRMPARQAPIKSSKRWFANFGLVFISSVIARLAVPVGLTAVALYNQQHGIGLFNIINLPSIVVVILSLILLDIIIYWQHRLFHRVPILWRLHKVHHADAHVDASTGLRFHPIEIVLSILVKLVAVSLLGVPAIAVLIFEIALNGLAIFNHANIRLPPALEKPLRLILMTQILHRIHHSQRVSETNSNYGFSVIWWDWIFGSYKGEAKQSDNELDIGLKEYPAAKQNASLWGLLTMPFRNDLVKKNK from the coding sequence ATGACTAACGAAGTATGGTGGCGGCTTGGGTTCTTTTTAAGCATTTTGGTGATTATGATGCTGATAGAATGGCGCATGCCTGCACGTCAAGCACCGATCAAAAGCAGCAAACGCTGGTTCGCTAACTTTGGCTTGGTTTTTATCTCGTCAGTTATTGCTCGTCTAGCGGTGCCTGTCGGTCTAACGGCTGTAGCGCTTTATAATCAGCAGCATGGGATTGGTCTATTTAATATCATCAATTTGCCAAGCATCGTCGTCGTCATACTAAGCTTGATATTGCTCGACATCATCATTTACTGGCAGCATCGATTATTTCACCGCGTACCTATTCTATGGCGTTTACATAAAGTCCATCACGCTGATGCACATGTCGATGCCAGTACAGGACTTAGATTTCATCCCATTGAAATCGTTTTAAGCATTCTAGTAAAGCTCGTTGCCGTCAGCTTATTGGGTGTTCCTGCCATCGCCGTATTGATATTTGAGATTGCGTTAAATGGCTTAGCGATATTTAACCATGCCAATATTCGCCTGCCACCTGCGCTTGAAAAACCGCTACGCTTAATATTGATGACGCAGATTTTGCACCGTATTCACCATAGCCAACGCGTTAGTGAGACCAACTCAAATTATGGTTTTAGTGTCATCTGGTGGGATTGGATTTTTGGTAGTTATAAGGGTGAAGCAAAGCAGTCTGATAATGAGCTAGATATTGGACTAAAAGAATACCCAGCAGCCAAACAAAATGCCTCGCTATGGGGATTGTTAACCATGCCATTTCGCAATGACTTGGTTAAGAAAAACAAATAA
- a CDS encoding CDP-alcohol phosphatidyltransferase family protein: protein MLDKFITPMIKPILSPVVVVLHKRGITADQLTVMGFFIGMLALPLIAFELWYGALVAIALNRIFDGLDGALARHAKQSSSAGGYLDITLDFLFYAAIPLGFILANPEQNAIAGALLLATFIGTGSSFLAFAIAAEKFTLDKPQFKYKSFYYLNGLTEGTETIALFVAFCLWPQHFVLLASIFATACAITIFTRIHGGYHTLKQLEIDKNSI, encoded by the coding sequence ATGCTAGACAAATTTATTACGCCCATGATTAAGCCGATACTAAGCCCTGTCGTCGTTGTCTTGCATAAACGCGGCATTACGGCTGATCAACTCACGGTGATGGGTTTTTTCATCGGCATGTTAGCTTTGCCATTAATTGCATTTGAGCTTTGGTATGGCGCACTCGTAGCCATTGCATTAAATCGTATTTTTGATGGCCTTGATGGCGCGCTTGCGCGCCACGCAAAGCAAAGCTCAAGCGCAGGCGGCTATTTAGATATTACGCTCGACTTTTTATTTTATGCCGCCATCCCGCTGGGTTTTATCTTGGCAAATCCTGAACAGAATGCCATTGCTGGCGCTTTATTACTCGCGACCTTTATTGGCACAGGCTCTAGCTTTTTAGCGTTTGCCATTGCTGCCGAAAAGTTTACACTGGATAAACCACAGTTTAAATATAAAAGCTTTTATTATTTAAATGGTTTGACGGAAGGCACCGAAACCATTGCGCTGTTTGTCGCTTTTTGCCTGTGGCCACAGCACTTTGTATTACTCGCCAGCATTTTTGCCACTGCCTGCGCGATTACGATTTTTACCCGTATCCATGGCGGCTACCATACCCTTAAGCAGCTAGAAATAGATAAAAACAGTATATAA
- a CDS encoding ATP-binding cassette domain-containing protein has product MQSSLQIKNLQLYRQGELLLSLDEQITGGEILTVMGPSGSGKSSLLNWLTGILPNGFTATGEVWLNDKNVSHLPTHLRHIGVLYQDALLFSHLSVAGNIAFAMPQDNKNSAEKLNKKQRREKIEQALEQVGLAGMENRHPDNLSGGQQARVALLRTLLSAPKAILLDEPFSKLDTQLRVDTRQLVFEQIRTHKLPAIMVTHDYSDAEAANGKIIHLEL; this is encoded by the coding sequence ATGCAATCCTCTTTACAGATAAAAAACTTGCAGTTATATCGACAAGGCGAGCTATTGCTGAGCCTAGATGAGCAGATTACTGGTGGTGAAATATTGACTGTCATGGGCCCATCTGGCAGTGGTAAATCGAGCTTGTTGAACTGGCTCACAGGTATATTGCCAAATGGTTTCACCGCTACTGGTGAGGTTTGGTTAAATGATAAAAATGTAAGTCATTTGCCGACGCACTTGCGTCATATTGGGGTATTGTATCAAGATGCCCTACTGTTTTCGCATTTATCGGTCGCAGGTAATATTGCTTTTGCGATGCCTCAAGACAATAAAAATAGCGCTGAGAAGCTCAATAAAAAACAGCGCCGTGAAAAAATAGAGCAGGCACTTGAACAAGTTGGTCTAGCAGGTATGGAAAATCGCCATCCCGATAATTTATCAGGCGGACAACAAGCACGCGTGGCGCTGCTGCGAACTTTGCTCAGCGCACCAAAAGCGATACTACTCGATGAGCCTTTTAGCAAGCTTGATACCCAACTTCGAGTAGATACGCGGCAACTGGTGTTTGAGCAAATCCGCACTCATAAGCTCCCCGCCATCATGGTCACCCACGATTATAGCGATGCCGAGGCCGCAAACGGTAAAATCATTCATTTAGAACTGTAG
- a CDS encoding ABC transporter permease, with protein MSKNTNNKTAKEKVHSATITGITAPDKTDLFTRIVSLSPIFLLLLLILPVLGGLVCVLLPAFSWVPALEQTTVSLQGFHDLWQTPGLTQMVALSIATGLISTLLAFVMTLMILAAFFNSVWLTRIERLLSPILVIPHAAAAIAVGFLIAPSGMFSRLISPWLSGWELAPDGIFPHDPYGISIILGLTLKELPFLLLMALGALAQPELGKKLRQQYKVALNLGYYPITAFFKAVLPILYPFLRLPILAVLAYASASVEMPLILGPNTPPTLAVTIMQWFNDVDLNLRIKASAGALLQLALTGGLIALWLGAERILKTCFNGTLVNGKRNYADALWQKITAALTTVVIGFILLALIGLVMWSVAGFWRFPAVLPEQLVLLHFQSAFTQMSTPLFNTITIGIVSTVFAIVLTLLCLEAEQLSKKLLSKFTSFIIYLPLLVPSIAFLFGLVWLQQLVNNQTAFFNVAFTHLLFVLPYVFLSLASSYRRLDPRFAHVAASLGATPAKVFLQVKLPQLFAPLLIAIALGLAISFGQYLPTLLAGGGRIATITTEAVTLANGASRRTSAVYAIIQMVLPLIGFILAWILPKYFFKSGKNSSR; from the coding sequence ATGAGTAAAAATACTAATAATAAAACGGCAAAAGAAAAAGTCCATTCTGCAACAATTACTGGCATAACCGCGCCTGATAAAACAGATCTATTTACGCGTATCGTCTCCTTGAGTCCGATATTTTTACTGCTGCTACTGATATTACCGGTACTCGGTGGTTTGGTGTGCGTGCTGTTACCTGCCTTTAGCTGGGTGCCTGCACTTGAGCAAACGACTGTTAGTCTACAAGGCTTTCATGATCTTTGGCAGACGCCTGGTCTTACTCAAATGGTCGCTTTAAGTATCGCTACTGGATTGATAAGTACGTTACTCGCTTTTGTCATGACCTTAATGATTTTGGCGGCTTTTTTTAATAGCGTTTGGCTGACTCGTATTGAGCGTTTGCTTAGTCCAATCTTGGTCATTCCTCATGCAGCAGCAGCCATTGCAGTTGGTTTTTTAATTGCGCCTTCTGGTATGTTTTCACGCCTTATATCACCATGGCTAAGTGGCTGGGAATTGGCTCCAGATGGTATATTTCCACATGACCCCTACGGCATCAGTATCATTTTGGGTTTAACCTTAAAAGAGCTGCCGTTTTTACTACTCATGGCATTAGGCGCTTTGGCACAACCTGAGCTTGGTAAAAAATTACGTCAGCAATATAAAGTTGCGCTAAATCTCGGATATTATCCCATCACTGCCTTTTTTAAAGCCGTCCTCCCAATTCTCTATCCTTTTTTACGTTTGCCTATCTTAGCCGTGCTGGCCTATGCCAGTGCCAGCGTAGAGATGCCATTGATACTTGGTCCAAATACACCGCCAACGCTGGCGGTCACTATCATGCAATGGTTTAACGATGTAGATTTAAACTTACGTATAAAAGCCTCGGCAGGCGCGTTATTACAATTGGCGTTGACGGGTGGTTTAATCGCCTTGTGGCTAGGCGCTGAGAGAATCCTTAAAACTTGTTTTAATGGTACGTTGGTCAATGGCAAGCGCAACTATGCCGATGCACTATGGCAAAAAATCACCGCTGCGTTGACCACTGTGGTGATTGGTTTTATATTGTTGGCGCTCATTGGTCTGGTCATGTGGTCAGTGGCTGGTTTTTGGCGCTTTCCCGCCGTATTGCCAGAGCAGTTGGTGTTATTACATTTTCAAAGTGCTTTTACGCAAATGAGTACGCCGTTATTTAATACCATTACAATCGGTATCGTGAGTACCGTATTTGCCATTGTGCTGACTTTATTATGTTTGGAAGCTGAGCAATTAAGTAAAAAATTGCTTTCAAAATTTACCAGTTTCATTATCTATTTGCCGTTGTTAGTGCCCAGTATTGCTTTTTTATTTGGTTTGGTGTGGCTACAACAATTGGTAAATAACCAAACGGCGTTTTTTAATGTGGCATTTACCCATCTGCTCTTTGTGCTGCCCTATGTATTTTTATCGCTTGCTAGCAGTTATCGACGTCTAGACCCTCGTTTTGCTCATGTAGCGGCAAGCCTTGGTGCGACGCCAGCCAAAGTATTTTTGCAGGTGAAATTACCACAACTGTTTGCGCCACTGTTAATTGCTATCGCTCTTGGTTTGGCGATTAGCTTCGGTCAATATTTGCCGACATTATTAGCAGGCGGCGGACGTATCGCCACCATTACCACAGAAGCCGTAACCCTTGCCAATGGTGCCAGTAGGCGCACCAGTGCGGTGTATGCCATCATCCAAATGGTGCTACCGTTAATTGGGTTTATATTGGCGTGGATATTGCCAAAGTACTTCTTTAAAAGTGGTAAAAATAGCAGCCGTTAA
- a CDS encoding ABC transporter substrate-binding protein: MYVIKSPPALTTLKNLSRCSAYAIALSVCAVISSSISASTASPTTGNLNQNLSSWQQIEAQGSNQDVYFYAWGGDPQINAYLQWAAEQVDDKYNINLVHVKLSDTSEAVSRVLAEKSANNNDKGSVDLIWINGANFATMSENSLLLKQWANKLPNFPLTDPENNPAVNFDFGVPTNGMEAPWGQASLTFYYDSLSTDKPPKTLNELVNWTAQNSGRFSYPKPPDFLGMSFLKYALVMLHEQNDAKTGKNIKAQLNLPATEQNTEMVLAPLWAFLDDLHPTLWRKGEQFVQTGAHMRRLVDDTELSLAFTFSAPEVPAAVQRYDLPESIRSYAMSDGSLSNTHFVAIPYNASHPQAAQLVANFLLSPEAQAKKQTPDIWGDKTVLVPSTLNPEQQALFKDNKPHPSSLPFDSIKRTVSEPHPSWVDAIMQGWQARYGVSP; this comes from the coding sequence ATGTACGTTATCAAATCTCCGCCCGCTTTGACCACGTTAAAAAACCTAAGCCGCTGTAGCGCCTATGCTATAGCGCTTAGCGTTTGTGCAGTTATTTCTTCAAGCATATCAGCAAGCACTGCCTCACCCACTACTGGTAACCTTAATCAAAATTTATCATCTTGGCAGCAAATAGAGGCGCAAGGTAGCAATCAAGACGTCTACTTTTATGCATGGGGCGGTGATCCACAGATCAACGCCTATCTACAGTGGGCAGCCGAACAAGTCGATGATAAATATAATATTAATTTAGTTCATGTGAAATTGAGCGACACCAGTGAAGCCGTTAGCCGTGTACTTGCAGAAAAATCTGCCAATAACAACGATAAAGGCAGCGTTGATCTCATCTGGATAAATGGCGCAAACTTTGCCACCATGAGTGAGAATTCATTATTACTGAAACAATGGGCGAACAAGCTGCCTAACTTTCCCTTGACTGATCCAGAGAATAATCCTGCCGTTAACTTTGATTTTGGTGTACCGACCAACGGCATGGAAGCACCATGGGGTCAAGCCTCGCTGACCTTTTATTACGACAGTTTATCAACTGACAAGCCACCAAAGACCCTGAATGAGCTAGTCAATTGGACCGCGCAAAATTCTGGGCGTTTTAGCTATCCAAAGCCGCCTGACTTTTTAGGCATGAGCTTTTTAAAATACGCCTTAGTCATGCTGCACGAGCAAAATGATGCTAAGACAGGCAAAAACATCAAGGCACAGCTAAACCTGCCAGCCACTGAGCAAAATACAGAAATGGTATTAGCCCCTTTATGGGCATTTTTAGATGACTTGCATCCCACTCTATGGCGTAAGGGTGAGCAATTTGTGCAAACGGGCGCGCACATGCGGCGTTTGGTCGATGATACCGAGCTGAGCTTGGCCTTTACTTTTTCTGCACCTGAAGTGCCAGCAGCCGTGCAACGTTATGATTTACCCGAGAGTATTCGTAGCTATGCAATGAGTGATGGCAGCTTAAGCAACACCCATTTTGTGGCCATTCCTTATAACGCCAGCCATCCGCAAGCCGCACAGCTAGTGGCAAACTTTTTGCTGAGCCCAGAAGCACAAGCCAAAAAGCAAACCCCTGATATATGGGGTGATAAAACCGTACTCGTTCCCTCTACGCTCAATCCTGAACAACAAGCGCTATTCAAAGACAATAAACCACACCCTAGCTCCCTGCCCTTTGATAGCATCAAACGTACTGTGAGTGAACCACATCCAAGCTGGGTTGATGCCATTATGCAAGGCTGGCAAGCGCGTTATGGGGTCAGCCCATGA
- a CDS encoding FAD-dependent oxidoreductase: MIKRILLILLILILAASFFYFDLNQLLTLDGLKGSMAQFNDYKAQSPLLIIGGFFLLYIVVTALSLPGAAILTLAAGALFGLWQGLLVASFASSIGATLAFLTSRYLLRDTIKQRFPERLAAIDAGVEKEGGFYLFTLRLVPIFPFFLINLLMGVTAIKARTFYWVSQIGMLAGTFVFVNAGTQLAQIDSLSGILSFNLIVSFALLGFFPLIAKGILNMLKKRRVYKNYSKPKKFDRNMIVIGAGAGGLVTSYIAATVRAKVTLIEAGEMGGDCLNYGCVPSKALIKSAKVAEQMRNGERYGLENTPPEFSFKNVMTRIHKVIADIAPNDSVERYTDLGVEVLKGYAKFIDPWTVEIALNDGGTQTLTARSIVIATGARPFIPDLPGLEETGYVTSDTIWNKFTELEAAPKKLVVLGGGPIGSELAQAFARLGSDVTQIERGARLMKKEDVEVSEFAQKVLVESGVNVLTSHQAIRCEVRDGKKFIIVEAEGSSTVKQDRQNKQEIAIEYDELLCAVGRSARLEGYGLEDLGIETERTIDTDDYLETLYPNIYAAGDVVGPYQFTHVASHQAWYAAVNGLFGHLKKFKVDYRVIPWTTFIDPEVARVGLNEQEAIEKGIDFEITRYDFKDLDRAVTESANHGFIKVITPKGKDKILGVTIVAEHAGDLMPEFILAMKHGLGLNKILGTIHMYPTWAEGNKYAAGEWKRNHAPETVLNWLEKYHTWRRG, from the coding sequence ATGATTAAAAGAATATTGTTAATACTGTTAATATTAATATTAGCAGCAAGCTTTTTCTACTTTGACCTCAATCAATTACTGACGCTTGACGGCTTAAAAGGGTCGATGGCGCAATTTAACGACTACAAAGCGCAATCACCATTATTGATTATCGGTGGGTTCTTTTTACTTTATATCGTTGTCACCGCCCTATCCTTACCAGGTGCCGCTATTTTAACCTTGGCAGCTGGTGCATTATTTGGTTTATGGCAAGGCTTATTGGTCGCCTCATTTGCCTCCAGTATTGGCGCAACACTCGCCTTTTTAACCTCACGTTATTTACTGCGTGATACGATTAAGCAGCGCTTTCCTGAGCGCTTAGCAGCCATTGATGCTGGCGTTGAAAAAGAAGGCGGGTTTTACTTATTTACCCTACGCTTAGTGCCAATATTTCCTTTCTTTTTGATTAATTTATTGATGGGTGTCACTGCGATTAAAGCAAGGACATTCTACTGGGTAAGCCAAATCGGTATGCTCGCGGGTACTTTTGTATTCGTTAATGCTGGTACGCAATTGGCGCAAATTGACAGTTTGTCAGGAATTTTATCGTTTAATTTAATTGTCTCATTTGCGTTGTTAGGTTTCTTCCCATTAATAGCAAAAGGCATATTAAATATGCTAAAAAAACGCCGCGTCTATAAAAACTATAGCAAACCTAAAAAATTCGATCGGAACATGATCGTGATTGGCGCAGGTGCTGGCGGGCTAGTCACTAGCTATATCGCGGCGACCGTCCGAGCAAAAGTGACCTTAATCGAAGCGGGTGAAATGGGTGGCGACTGTTTAAACTATGGCTGTGTACCCAGTAAAGCCCTGATTAAAAGCGCAAAAGTCGCAGAACAAATGCGCAATGGTGAGCGTTATGGCTTGGAAAACACCCCACCAGAGTTTTCATTTAAGAACGTCATGACCCGCATCCATAAAGTCATCGCTGACATCGCCCCAAATGACAGCGTCGAGCGCTATACAGACTTGGGTGTTGAAGTGTTAAAAGGTTATGCCAAATTCATCGACCCGTGGACAGTAGAAATTGCGCTAAACGATGGCGGCACGCAAACACTAACTGCGCGTTCCATCGTTATCGCTACTGGTGCGCGCCCATTTATCCCAGACTTGCCGGGTTTGGAAGAAACGGGTTATGTGACTAGCGATACTATATGGAATAAATTTACCGAATTAGAAGCAGCACCGAAAAAGCTGGTGGTCCTTGGCGGCGGGCCAATCGGCTCTGAGCTGGCGCAAGCCTTTGCCCGCTTAGGCTCCGATGTGACCCAGATCGAAAGAGGCGCGCGTCTTATGAAAAAAGAAGACGTGGAAGTCTCTGAATTTGCACAGAAAGTCCTCGTTGAGAGCGGCGTAAATGTCTTAACCTCGCATCAAGCGATTCGTTGTGAAGTGCGCGATGGTAAAAAGTTCATTATCGTTGAAGCGGAAGGCAGCAGTACCGTTAAGCAAGACCGTCAAAACAAGCAAGAAATCGCGATTGAATATGACGAATTGCTTTGTGCCGTTGGACGTAGTGCTCGCTTAGAAGGTTATGGTCTTGAAGATTTGGGCATCGAAACGGAACGTACCATCGATACGGATGACTATTTAGAAACTCTCTACCCCAATATATACGCCGCAGGTGATGTCGTCGGCCCTTATCAATTTACTCATGTGGCTTCCCATCAGGCATGGTACGCTGCCGTAAACGGTTTATTTGGACATCTAAAGAAGTTTAAAGTAGATTACCGCGTGATTCCGTGGACAACCTTTATCGATCCAGAAGTCGCACGCGTGGGCTTAAATGAGCAAGAAGCTATCGAAAAAGGTATCGATTTTGAGATTACCCGCTACGACTTTAAAGATTTAGATCGCGCGGTGACGGAAAGTGCCAATCATGGTTTTATCAAAGTCATTACGCCTAAAGGCAAAGATAAAATACTTGGCGTGACCATCGTCGCTGAGCATGCTGGGGATTTAATGCCAGAATTTATACTGGCGATGAAGCATGGCTTAGGGCTGAATAAAATACTTGGCACTATCCATATGTATCCAACATGGGCAGAGGGGAATAAGTACGCTGCTGGTGAATGGAAACGTAATCATGCGCCCGAAACGGTATTAAACTGGCTTGAGAAATACCATACATGGCGTCGAGGTTAG
- a CDS encoding DUF2058 domain-containing protein: protein MAKNALQAQLLKAGLVDSKKAKKISKQTQHAKRTGDSESMEAKKALAEAQAKKLEKDQKLNQEKQRILEEKMLKANIVQMIKQHQIADTNGDVNYQFVDNSKVKKIFVTQKLYEQIVAGHVVIARLEEGYALLPRPLADRIDAKMEGFMVVSNDTSEELLAEDDPYAAYVIPDDLMW from the coding sequence ATGGCAAAAAATGCCCTACAGGCTCAGTTATTAAAAGCGGGATTGGTGGATAGCAAAAAAGCCAAGAAAATCAGCAAGCAGACTCAGCATGCCAAGCGTACTGGTGACTCAGAAAGCATGGAAGCGAAAAAAGCGTTGGCAGAAGCCCAAGCGAAAAAACTAGAGAAAGATCAAAAGCTCAATCAAGAAAAACAACGTATTTTAGAAGAGAAGATGCTCAAGGCTAATATCGTCCAAATGATTAAGCAGCATCAGATTGCCGATACCAATGGCGATGTCAATTATCAATTTGTCGATAATTCTAAGGTTAAAAAAATCTTTGTCACTCAAAAACTATATGAGCAAATCGTCGCCGGTCATGTGGTGATTGCACGCTTAGAAGAAGGCTATGCACTCCTTCCTCGTCCGTTGGCAGATCGCATCGATGCAAAAATGGAAGGCTTCATGGTCGTGTCTAACGATACATCAGAAGAATTACTGGCAGAAGATGATCCTTATGCCGCCTATGTGATTCCAGATGATTTGATGTGGTAA
- a CDS encoding universal stress protein, with protein MTTSQHILACIDGSAVTESVCDYAAWYARKLNLPVALLHVSEVPASTRRDLSGAIGVNSRQFLLEELTQLDEQRAKVVNSYSNALVQDAKSHIQGNFTQVGIRIYQRRGKLLPAIEHFKAENRAIVMGRRGEDHKSSRINIGSQIETVARASDVPILICSETFKEPSSYMIAFDGSKTAIKAAWMVARSPVLKGLQGHIVMIGNHNDASKQSLSAAAAQLEDAGFSVAAHHLFASDAVDGLLRFQVENHIDMMVVGAYGHSKLQQLFLGSTTTEIIASTLSPVILVR; from the coding sequence ATGACAACATCACAGCACATTTTAGCCTGTATAGACGGCTCGGCAGTGACTGAATCGGTTTGTGACTATGCAGCATGGTATGCCAGAAAGTTAAATTTACCCGTAGCATTGTTGCATGTGAGTGAGGTTCCAGCCTCCACCAGACGCGATTTGTCAGGCGCAATAGGAGTCAATAGCCGCCAGTTTTTATTGGAGGAATTGACACAGTTAGACGAGCAAAGAGCGAAGGTGGTGAACAGTTATAGCAATGCTTTGGTGCAAGATGCAAAAAGCCATATTCAAGGTAACTTTACTCAGGTCGGTATTCGTATCTATCAACGTCGCGGCAAGCTGTTACCTGCCATTGAGCATTTTAAAGCAGAAAATCGTGCCATCGTCATGGGACGCCGAGGTGAAGATCACAAAAGCAGCCGTATTAATATCGGTAGCCAAATCGAAACCGTTGCCCGCGCATCTGACGTTCCTATATTGATTTGCTCAGAGACGTTCAAAGAACCCAGCTCATACATGATAGCTTTTGATGGTAGCAAAACCGCTATTAAAGCAGCATGGATGGTTGCGAGGAGTCCTGTGCTAAAAGGATTACAAGGTCATATCGTCATGATAGGCAATCATAACGACGCGTCAAAACAAAGTTTAAGCGCCGCAGCGGCACAATTGGAGGACGCAGGTTTTAGCGTCGCGGCACATCATTTATTTGCCTCCGATGCCGTCGACGGCTTGTTAAGGTTTCAGGTAGAAAACCACATTGATATGATGGTGGTGGGTGCTTACGGGCATTCGAAATTGCAACAATTATTTCTTGGTAGTACCACGACAGAAATTATCGCCAGCACGCTATCTCCTGTGATTTTAGTACGTTGA
- a CDS encoding cupin domain-containing protein has product MLIHADFTRRAALIPEQHQWIKSPQNGVERVMLDRVGAEKARATSLVRYAPNSYFPHHLHPGGEEILVLSGTFSADDKHYPAGWYLRNPPTSGHKPYSDEGAVIFVKLRQMPADEPHYVAIDTKDKAHWQQQGSRDVCPLFSGNNEQVSLQRIKAGELLFNEAVYGGAEILVLAGELIDDGQVYQRGGWIRLPAGEHAQIQAGSEGATLYLKTGHLMQVIGL; this is encoded by the coding sequence ATGCTTATTCATGCAGACTTTACTCGCCGCGCTGCCCTTATACCTGAGCAACACCAGTGGATTAAGTCACCACAAAATGGGGTAGAGCGCGTGATGCTTGACCGTGTGGGTGCAGAAAAAGCACGTGCCACTAGCCTTGTACGCTATGCGCCCAATTCTTATTTTCCGCATCATCTACATCCGGGTGGTGAAGAGATTTTAGTATTGTCAGGTACTTTTTCTGCAGATGACAAACATTACCCAGCAGGTTGGTATTTGCGCAATCCACCGACCTCAGGACACAAGCCTTATAGTGATGAAGGCGCAGTGATTTTCGTCAAGCTACGTCAAATGCCAGCTGATGAACCTCATTATGTGGCTATCGATACTAAAGATAAGGCTCATTGGCAACAGCAGGGCAGCCGTGATGTTTGTCCTCTATTCTCAGGTAATAATGAGCAAGTGAGTTTGCAGCGTATCAAGGCAGGCGAGTTACTGTTTAATGAGGCAGTCTATGGCGGTGCAGAAATACTGGTGTTAGCAGGCGAGTTGATAGATGATGGTCAAGTTTATCAGCGCGGCGGCTGGATACGTCTGCCAGCAGGTGAGCATGCGCAAATACAGGCAGGATCTGAAGGAGCTACATTGTATCTCAAGACAGGTCATTTAATGCAAGTGATAGGGTTGTAA